Proteins co-encoded in one Leptospira levettii genomic window:
- a CDS encoding RNHCP domain-containing protein, with protein MSRNNDQTNFQKISKKKRFEDEDEEISHSQSKKKSHRYRSDTEEFRCVECKQMVFPPGFGTDQRNHCPNCLTSLHLDNTPGDRKATCGSKMEAISIWVRKGEWVILHRCKGCGVIHANRIGPDDNEALLVSLAAQAMAKPSFRLFTETPVDDPPESLG; from the coding sequence ATGTCACGTAACAATGACCAAACGAATTTCCAAAAAATTTCGAAGAAAAAACGTTTTGAGGATGAAGACGAGGAAATCTCACATTCTCAATCCAAAAAAAAATCTCACAGGTATCGTTCCGATACAGAAGAGTTCCGTTGTGTGGAATGCAAACAAATGGTGTTTCCTCCTGGTTTCGGAACCGACCAAAGGAACCATTGCCCAAATTGCCTCACAAGCCTTCACTTGGACAATACACCTGGTGATCGAAAGGCAACCTGTGGGAGTAAAATGGAAGCAATTTCCATTTGGGTACGAAAAGGGGAATGGGTGATTTTACATCGTTGTAAAGGGTGTGGGGTGATCCATGCGAATCGGATTGGACCTGATGATAATGAGGCACTACTTGTGTCACTTGCAGCACAAGCCATGGCCAAACCAAGTTTTCGATTGTTTACGGAAACTCCGGTGGACGACCCACCGGAATCTTTAGGTTAG
- a CDS encoding GNAT family N-acetyltransferase: METNKFEYQIERITNPSESLQEDLWKRLHDYSISKLGDDSLSSKEFFAILVKEGETLIAASLCYLFFKGLNLQLLWVAEEKRGQDLGTKLLLEIEQEAIRLGATLVFGYSFGFQAPKFYTKLGYEEVGIIPNYPEGQNCYFLCKKLTKDSP; encoded by the coding sequence TTGGAAACCAATAAGTTCGAATACCAAATCGAAAGGATCACCAATCCTTCTGAATCTTTACAAGAAGACCTTTGGAAACGTTTACATGATTACAGCATCTCCAAGTTAGGGGATGATTCTCTCTCCTCGAAAGAATTTTTTGCCATTTTAGTCAAAGAAGGGGAAACACTCATTGCAGCTTCTCTTTGTTATCTCTTCTTTAAAGGATTAAATCTACAACTCCTTTGGGTTGCCGAAGAAAAACGTGGGCAAGACTTAGGAACAAAACTCCTACTAGAGATTGAACAAGAGGCAATTCGATTGGGAGCCACTCTTGTGTTTGGGTATTCTTTTGGGTTCCAAGCACCTAAATTTTATACTAAACTTGGGTACGAAGAAGTAGGTATCATCCCCAATTACCCAGAAGGACAGAATTGTTATTTCCTTTGTAAAAAATTGACAAAGGATTCTCCTTGA
- the fliN gene encoding flagellar motor switch protein FliN, which produces MGEGSLSQEDIDALLGGFSGGSTPAGGGSGGGGGGLDDLDALVGGGGGDDNGPSFADIAAALGPSATPAPTRAQSKAQSGSGNNTANLNLLLDVTLQLTIELGRTTMFIKDVLQLTEGTVVELDKNIGEELDILANGKLVGRGKLIVLDDYYGIQITQIVDPMERLGGPAFL; this is translated from the coding sequence ATGGGTGAAGGTTCACTATCACAAGAAGACATAGACGCGCTACTCGGTGGATTTAGTGGCGGGAGCACACCTGCGGGTGGTGGTTCTGGCGGAGGTGGCGGTGGACTCGACGACCTAGATGCTTTAGTCGGCGGTGGTGGAGGCGATGACAATGGACCTTCTTTTGCCGACATTGCAGCAGCCCTTGGACCAAGCGCTACCCCGGCACCAACAAGGGCCCAGTCAAAAGCACAATCCGGCTCTGGCAATAACACTGCAAACCTCAACCTCCTTTTGGATGTCACCTTACAACTGACAATCGAACTTGGTAGAACAACAATGTTCATCAAAGATGTGTTACAACTCACAGAAGGGACTGTTGTCGAACTCGACAAAAACATTGGAGAAGAACTCGATATCCTGGCCAATGGAAAACTTGTTGGAAGAGGGAAACTCATCGTACTCGATGATTATTACGGAATCCAAATCACCCAAATTGTGGATCCCATGGAACGCCTTGGTGGCCCTGCCTTTTTATAA
- a CDS encoding AAA family ATPase, which translates to MSNSTPALDFFKAKDLFATELKQANYQFVQEKEETIFRFRQNTVGKEKILDCLGIVRNYIENFRIYNFEEGYLSLQTLGDNLFEPQKNLSARFRIRFSFKSDLKVECSKLGDLSTKEIQTIIHLFQFLKLEGGITKDPRSILEPLGVEVYDPILEKAKGNDLGFDSVFGYDSVKEQILESLVFPLRQPEPFLEITKLTRMKPTGNLPRAVLFEGEPGVGKTSMAKIVSHLCGVPMVYVPIESILSKYYGESSQNLAMVFDASALFPKCILFLDEIDSLATSREDGLFEATRNLLSVLLRKLDGFAEKTGTITIGATNRKEDLDSALLSRFDRKIRFPLPNREERTKILEGYAKQLDKKEREQIADMLTGASGRNLKDYCDYVERRWITKNWKQLEELTAPGLAFYLESFPDFGWKL; encoded by the coding sequence ATGTCCAATTCCACCCCTGCCCTGGATTTTTTTAAGGCCAAAGACCTATTTGCCACTGAGTTAAAACAGGCAAATTACCAATTTGTACAAGAAAAAGAAGAAACCATCTTTCGGTTCCGCCAAAATACAGTGGGAAAAGAAAAAATCCTAGATTGCCTTGGAATCGTTAGGAACTACATTGAGAATTTCCGCATTTATAATTTTGAAGAAGGATACTTGAGTTTACAAACATTAGGTGACAACTTATTCGAACCGCAAAAGAATTTATCGGCGAGATTTCGCATTCGCTTTTCGTTTAAATCGGATCTCAAAGTGGAATGTTCAAAGTTAGGAGATTTATCCACAAAAGAAATACAAACCATCATCCACCTTTTTCAATTTTTGAAATTGGAAGGAGGTATAACAAAAGACCCGAGGTCCATCTTGGAACCTCTCGGTGTAGAAGTTTATGACCCCATTTTAGAAAAAGCAAAAGGAAATGATTTGGGATTTGATTCAGTTTTTGGTTATGATTCCGTAAAAGAACAAATCTTAGAAAGTTTAGTGTTCCCACTGAGACAACCAGAACCCTTCCTTGAGATCACAAAACTCACACGAATGAAACCAACAGGGAATCTACCACGGGCAGTTTTATTCGAAGGGGAACCTGGAGTGGGAAAAACCAGTATGGCAAAAATAGTTTCCCACCTTTGTGGTGTTCCGATGGTCTATGTTCCCATCGAATCCATATTGAGTAAGTACTACGGAGAATCATCCCAGAACTTGGCAATGGTATTTGATGCTTCTGCTTTGTTTCCAAAATGTATTTTATTCTTAGATGAAATTGATTCCCTCGCAACTTCACGAGAAGACGGACTTTTTGAAGCCACAAGGAATTTGCTAAGTGTATTACTACGAAAACTGGATGGTTTTGCGGAAAAAACCGGCACCATCACAATTGGAGCAACCAATCGTAAAGAAGACCTTGATTCTGCCCTTTTATCCCGTTTTGACAGAAAAATCAGATTTCCCCTACCAAACCGAGAAGAAAGGACCAAAATCCTAGAGGGTTATGCCAAACAATTGGACAAGAAGGAAAGGGAACAGATTGCCGATATGTTAACAGGAGCCTCAGGAAGGAATTTGAAGGACTACTGTGATTATGTAGAAAGGCGTTGGATCACCAAAAATTGGAAACAATTGGAAGAGTTGACCGCCCCTGGACTTGCATTTTATTTGGAATCCTTTCCAGATTTTGGATGGAAACTCTAA
- the fcpB gene encoding flagellar-coiling protein FcpB yields the protein MKIKSILPILLLSIGVFAQTGSSETGSTSAGIDPSQSGKSMADTEKELDDNISEVNKRLRLHTVLFKMKVRTLPHKTVLYKGKPSADGERCEVADKQEAQDNTCLHLEVFDFVGSEDGKSSKNLGAKFKKMELFFEGSNNADPDPRKEQPRNLTKVRTYIYQNNFVLEDKVISVIADVAPNGDPAHNDKIELFYQHDDYPVWGTPETPSEKGVGKYILANVENTKSNPIRNNFKKQFYFKNLDYFDKLFTKIFDYNDRDSNKHYKKNVEALKSSLKY from the coding sequence ATGAAAATAAAATCAATTCTCCCCATTTTACTACTTAGCATTGGGGTTTTCGCTCAAACTGGTAGCTCAGAAACAGGCTCTACTTCTGCAGGAATCGATCCTTCTCAATCAGGGAAATCGATGGCTGATACAGAAAAAGAACTCGATGATAATATCTCTGAAGTGAACAAACGCCTTCGCCTTCATACTGTTCTTTTCAAAATGAAAGTAAGAACTCTTCCACACAAAACTGTATTGTACAAAGGTAAACCAAGTGCAGACGGCGAACGTTGTGAAGTAGCTGATAAACAAGAAGCACAAGATAACACTTGTTTGCACCTTGAAGTATTTGATTTTGTTGGAAGTGAAGATGGAAAATCTTCTAAAAACTTAGGTGCAAAATTCAAAAAAATGGAACTCTTTTTTGAAGGATCTAACAACGCAGATCCAGATCCAAGAAAAGAACAACCACGGAACCTTACTAAGGTGAGAACTTACATTTACCAAAACAATTTTGTTTTAGAAGATAAAGTAATTTCTGTGATTGCTGACGTAGCTCCTAATGGTGATCCAGCACATAATGACAAAATTGAATTATTTTACCAACACGATGATTATCCAGTTTGGGGAACTCCAGAAACACCTTCTGAAAAAGGCGTTGGTAAATACATTCTCGCAAACGTGGAAAACACAAAATCAAACCCAATCCGAAATAACTTTAAAAAACAATTTTATTTCAAAAACCTAGATTATTTTGATAAACTATTCACTAAAATCTTTGATTATAATGATCGTGACTCAAACAAACATTATAAGAAAAACGTTGAAGCATTGAAAAGTTCTTTGAAATACTAA
- a CDS encoding RsmE family RNA methyltransferase, protein MNWILIQKEELHLDESVTLKDERHIHIRTILKKRPDDEVQVVIQNEGNYIFRVIQITDMESILVKKETLSLTLNPLPIHCFFSLPRPQTAKKILHLAGAYGIHSLSFFATEAKNKEYWTSPIYTKDWNQWIHTGMSQTGNVLFPTVQFGQKKNWKEFLSNWDGNVFVLDRLGEFDLKTFKEPLDQMQNILFVFGPESGWNENDMKYFNQLRYKIITLGNINLRTEFAFSSLLYLMFRN, encoded by the coding sequence TTGAATTGGATACTGATTCAAAAAGAAGAGTTACACTTAGATGAGTCGGTAACCCTTAAGGACGAACGCCATATCCATATCAGAACCATCTTAAAAAAAAGACCTGACGATGAGGTTCAAGTTGTGATTCAGAATGAAGGGAATTATATATTTCGAGTCATTCAAATCACAGATATGGAATCTATCCTTGTTAAAAAAGAAACGCTTTCGCTCACATTAAATCCATTACCTATCCACTGTTTTTTTTCTTTACCAAGACCCCAGACCGCAAAAAAAATCCTTCACCTAGCAGGCGCATACGGAATTCATTCACTTAGTTTTTTTGCAACGGAAGCAAAAAACAAAGAATATTGGACTTCACCCATTTACACTAAGGATTGGAATCAGTGGATTCATACAGGAATGAGCCAAACTGGGAATGTACTTTTTCCAACAGTTCAGTTTGGACAGAAAAAAAATTGGAAAGAGTTTCTTTCGAATTGGGATGGGAACGTTTTTGTGTTGGACCGATTGGGAGAATTTGATCTCAAAACATTCAAAGAACCTTTAGATCAAATGCAAAACATCCTTTTTGTTTTTGGTCCAGAATCAGGTTGGAATGAAAACGATATGAAATATTTTAATCAACTAAGATATAAAATAATTACTTTAGGGAATATCAATCTAAGAACAGAATTTGCCTTCTCTTCTTTATTGTATCTTATGTTCAGAAACTAA
- a CDS encoding O-acetylhomoserine aminocarboxypropyltransferase/cysteine synthase family protein, with protein MPRQYKPETIALHGGQEPDPTTTSRAVPLYQTTSYVFKDTDHAARLFGLQEFGNIYTRLMNPTTDVLEKRVAALEGGVAALATASGQSAEMLALLNIVEAGQEIVASSSLYGGTYNLLHYTFPKLGIKVHFVDPSNPENFKKASNDKTRAFYAETLGNPKLDTLDIAAVSKVAKEVGVPLVIDNTMPSPYLVNPLKHGADIVVHSLTKFLGGHGTSIGGIIIDGGSFNWGNGKFKNFTEPDPSYHGLKFWDVFGKFEPFGGVNIAFILKARVQGLRDLGPAISPFNAWQILQGVETLPLRMERHSHNALKVAEFLQKHPKVEWVNYPGLTTDKNYATAKKYHERGLFGAIVGFEIKGGVEKAKKFIDGLELFSLLANIGDAKSLAIHPASTTHQQLTSEEQISAGVTPGFVRLSVGLENLDDILVDLEEALKNI; from the coding sequence ATGCCACGTCAATACAAACCAGAAACCATCGCACTCCACGGAGGCCAAGAGCCGGACCCAACCACTACGTCCCGCGCTGTGCCTTTATACCAAACAACTTCCTATGTTTTCAAAGACACAGACCATGCAGCAAGATTATTTGGTCTCCAAGAGTTTGGAAATATTTACACAAGACTTATGAATCCAACCACTGATGTGTTGGAGAAACGTGTTGCTGCTTTGGAAGGTGGTGTTGCTGCTCTGGCAACAGCTTCTGGTCAAAGTGCTGAAATGTTAGCCCTTCTGAATATTGTGGAAGCTGGCCAAGAAATTGTCGCCTCTTCTTCGTTATATGGCGGAACCTATAACCTACTCCATTATACATTTCCAAAATTGGGGATAAAAGTTCATTTTGTTGATCCTTCCAATCCAGAAAATTTCAAAAAAGCATCGAATGACAAAACTCGAGCTTTTTATGCAGAAACTTTGGGAAATCCAAAATTAGATACACTTGACATTGCAGCTGTTAGCAAAGTCGCAAAAGAAGTGGGAGTTCCACTTGTTATCGATAACACAATGCCATCACCATATCTTGTAAACCCACTCAAACATGGGGCAGATATCGTAGTTCATTCCTTAACAAAATTCTTAGGTGGCCATGGAACATCCATTGGTGGTATCATCATAGATGGTGGAAGTTTTAATTGGGGCAATGGTAAATTTAAAAATTTCACTGAACCTGATCCATCTTACCATGGATTAAAATTTTGGGATGTATTTGGAAAATTTGAACCATTCGGTGGTGTCAACATTGCATTCATCTTAAAAGCTCGTGTCCAAGGATTACGTGATTTAGGTCCAGCTATATCTCCTTTCAATGCTTGGCAAATTTTACAAGGAGTGGAAACTCTCCCACTTCGAATGGAACGCCATTCCCATAACGCACTTAAAGTGGCTGAATTTTTACAAAAACATCCAAAAGTGGAATGGGTGAATTATCCAGGTCTTACTACTGACAAAAACTATGCGACTGCGAAAAAATACCATGAACGTGGATTATTTGGAGCAATTGTTGGTTTTGAAATCAAAGGTGGTGTGGAAAAAGCTAAAAAGTTCATCGATGGACTCGAACTCTTTAGTTTACTCGCTAACATTGGTGATGCGAAATCATTAGCAATTCACCCAGCGTCAACGACACACCAACAATTAACCAGTGAAGAACAAATCTCTGCCGGTGTGACGCCAGGATTTGTCCGACTCAGTGTTGGATTAGAAAACTTGGATGACATTCTAGTAGACTTAGAAGAGGCATTAAAAAATATCTGA
- the metX gene encoding homoserine O-acetyltransferase MetX, producing MPTSETNEFFHGSVGVVQTNIVTFESLTLEGGETITPLEIAYETYGTLNEKKDNAILVCHALSGDAHAAGFHEGDKRPGWWDYYIGPGKAFDTNRYFIISSNVIGGCKGSSGPLSLNGKTGKSFQSTFPFVSIGDMVNAQEKLVRHFGIHKLFAVAGGSMGGMQALQWSIAYPDRLKNCIVMASSSEHSAQQIAFNEVGRQAILSDPNWNQGLYTQEKRPAKGLALARMMGHITYLSDEMMREKFGRKPPKGNIQSTDFAVGSYLIYQGESFVDRFDANSYIYVTKALDHFSLGTGKELTKVLSKVRCRFLVIAYTSDWLYPPYQSEEIVKSLEVNAVPVSFIELNNPAGHDSFLLPSEEQDSILRDFLSATDEGGFF from the coding sequence ATGCCTACCTCCGAAACAAATGAATTTTTTCACGGATCCGTAGGTGTCGTACAGACAAACATTGTCACATTTGAGTCACTAACTCTTGAGGGGGGTGAAACCATCACTCCTCTTGAGATTGCTTATGAAACTTACGGCACTCTCAATGAAAAAAAAGACAATGCAATTTTAGTATGCCATGCTCTTTCTGGGGATGCACACGCGGCAGGCTTTCACGAAGGTGACAAACGACCTGGTTGGTGGGATTATTATATCGGACCTGGCAAAGCCTTTGATACCAATCGTTATTTTATTATCTCTTCTAATGTCATAGGTGGCTGTAAAGGATCCAGTGGACCACTTAGTCTCAATGGCAAAACAGGCAAATCATTTCAATCCACATTTCCTTTTGTTTCCATAGGTGATATGGTCAATGCACAGGAAAAATTAGTCCGCCATTTTGGAATTCATAAATTATTTGCAGTCGCAGGTGGATCAATGGGTGGCATGCAAGCCTTACAATGGTCAATTGCTTATCCAGATCGTTTAAAAAACTGTATCGTCATGGCCTCTTCTTCCGAACACTCTGCCCAACAAATTGCGTTTAATGAAGTAGGAAGACAAGCTATCTTATCTGATCCTAATTGGAACCAAGGTTTGTATACACAAGAAAAACGCCCAGCCAAGGGACTCGCCCTAGCTCGTATGATGGGTCATATCACTTACCTCAGTGATGAGATGATGCGCGAAAAATTTGGTCGTAAACCTCCAAAAGGAAATATCCAATCTACTGATTTTGCAGTTGGAAGTTATTTGATTTACCAAGGGGAATCCTTTGTTGATCGATTTGATGCGAATTCTTATATTTATGTAACCAAAGCATTGGACCATTTCAGTTTAGGTACAGGAAAAGAACTCACAAAGGTTCTATCGAAAGTTAGATGCCGTTTTCTAGTCATTGCCTATACTTCTGATTGGTTGTATCCTCCTTACCAATCAGAAGAAATTGTAAAATCTTTAGAAGTGAATGCAGTGCCTGTGAGTTTCATTGAGCTAAATAATCCTGCTGGGCATGATAGTTTTTTACTGCCTAGTGAAGAACAAGATTCTATTTTGAGAGATTTTTTAAGTGCAACAGATGAAGGAGGATTCTTTTGA
- the metW gene encoding methionine biosynthesis protein MetW: MNIHTNEALGLDLKNRPDISYIANLIKPGERVLDLGCGYGELMLILKNKGVRVQGIEKDDKCIIQCVKKSLYVHHGDIDDGLKHHLDHSFDFVILNQTIQQTLNPGDIIKECLRIGKQVIIVFPNFSHWQIRTSILLSGKTPVTDLMPFHWYDTPNLHYLSGKDFEDFCEFERIKILHKAFFNRTRQIKLFPNLFATLALFVIRA; encoded by the coding sequence TTGAATATCCATACAAATGAAGCACTTGGCTTAGATTTAAAAAATAGACCCGATATATCCTACATTGCAAATCTCATCAAACCTGGTGAAAGAGTTTTAGATTTAGGATGTGGGTATGGTGAACTCATGTTGATTTTAAAAAACAAAGGAGTTCGGGTACAAGGCATTGAAAAAGATGATAAGTGTATCATCCAATGTGTAAAAAAAAGTTTATATGTCCACCACGGCGACATTGATGATGGATTAAAACATCACTTAGACCATAGCTTTGATTTTGTCATCTTAAACCAAACCATTCAACAAACATTAAATCCAGGTGACATCATCAAAGAATGTTTGCGGATCGGTAAACAGGTAATCATTGTATTCCCCAATTTTTCCCATTGGCAAATCAGAACTTCAATTTTACTAAGTGGAAAAACACCTGTCACGGATTTAATGCCGTTCCATTGGTATGACACTCCAAATTTACATTACCTTTCAGGAAAGGACTTTGAAGACTTCTGTGAATTTGAACGTATCAAAATATTACACAAAGCATTTTTCAATCGCACTCGTCAGATTAAGTTATTTCCCAATCTATTTGCTACCCTTGCATTATTTGTGATACGAGCTTAA
- a CDS encoding DUF1566 domain-containing protein, which yields MDWKHNAGDPFTKDYWQTRFVEDWLVAYPRTFVIEGKVSGLYQNVITIVSSSDGTSLPISANGTFSMTVFASPKYFDIRISVQPDNLHCIVWDRGIWNGTKQYNIQITCPFAKTIVSGKTLLWDRCTYGTSWNPDGNSTGIGNGDCTLGNATALSFCTTGEGYNPATNPNACNDGNNSLLVDSGPIFSACLNSRNSKRYGSSNWRLPLYTEMFSIIRCSATNTGVITGEDGCLTVGDATKYPGATADPILFPGTIADNYWSSQTFPGGGDIQAYMINFNPGNESYLNKDLLAYVRCVSE from the coding sequence TTGGATTGGAAACACAATGCAGGTGATCCCTTCACGAAGGATTATTGGCAAACTAGGTTTGTTGAGGATTGGTTGGTCGCTTATCCTCGAACTTTTGTCATTGAAGGTAAAGTGTCTGGATTGTATCAAAATGTTATAACCATTGTATCTTCCTCTGATGGAACCTCACTTCCAATTAGTGCAAATGGCACTTTTTCTATGACTGTATTTGCATCCCCAAAATACTTCGACATTCGTATTTCTGTGCAACCAGATAACCTTCATTGTATTGTTTGGGATAGAGGTATTTGGAATGGCACCAAACAATATAATATCCAAATTACTTGTCCTTTTGCTAAAACTATAGTTTCTGGAAAAACACTGCTTTGGGATCGATGTACATATGGGACAAGTTGGAATCCTGATGGAAATAGCACGGGAATTGGCAATGGAGATTGTACTTTAGGTAATGCAACAGCATTGAGCTTTTGCACCACAGGAGAGGGATACAACCCTGCAACCAACCCTAACGCCTGTAATGATGGAAATAATTCTCTTTTAGTGGATTCAGGACCTATATTTTCGGCCTGCTTAAACAGTCGTAATTCGAAACGTTATGGCAGCTCTAATTGGAGACTTCCTTTATACACTGAAATGTTTTCTATTATTCGTTGTAGCGCTACAAATACTGGAGTGATCACAGGGGAAGATGGTTGTCTCACCGTGGGAGACGCAACTAAATATCCTGGTGCGACTGCAGATCCAATTTTATTTCCGGGAACTATCGCTGATAACTACTGGAGTTCACAAACGTTTCCAGGTGGTGGAGATATACAGGCATATATGATCAATTTTAATCCAGGAAATGAATCTTACCTCAACAAAGATCTGCTGGCTTATGTAAGATGTGTTTCAGAATGA
- the ilvA gene encoding threonine ammonia-lyase IlvA: MPLEIDSAYQILKPIINQTPLQFHSRLSELYGAQVYIKREDLQVVRSYKIRGAYNMIQSLTLDERTNGVVCASAGNHAQGVAYSCKLLQIYGVIYMPEVTPKQKINQVRMFGGEFIEIKLIGDTFDECQKEAIGFANESKMSFIPPFDHNKIMEGQGTVGKEILAELPKIDYLFLPIGGGGLCAGVGSYFKIHSPLTKIIGTEPMGAPSMKEALRAGKPISLEKIDKFVDGAAVKKVGELTFPICQSVLSDLVLIPEGKVCTTILNLYNLDAIVSEPAGALSIAALDDYKEFIRGKTIVCILSGGNNDIDRMQEIKERSLLFEGLKQYFIVRFAQKPGALKQFVNEILGPNDDIVRFEFIQKNNKESGPALIGIELKSKDDFQSLLIRMKEFRLNFTVINEDENLFEYLI, from the coding sequence ATGCCTTTAGAAATTGACTCTGCCTATCAGATATTAAAACCAATCATCAATCAAACTCCGTTACAATTTCATTCTCGATTGTCGGAGTTGTATGGTGCCCAGGTGTATATCAAACGAGAGGATTTACAAGTTGTACGTTCCTATAAAATTAGAGGGGCTTACAATATGATCCAAAGTTTAACTCTGGATGAACGAACAAATGGAGTTGTATGTGCAAGCGCAGGCAATCACGCACAAGGAGTCGCATATTCATGTAAATTACTGCAGATTTACGGAGTCATTTATATGCCTGAAGTTACTCCCAAACAAAAAATTAACCAAGTGCGGATGTTTGGTGGTGAATTTATAGAGATCAAACTCATTGGAGATACTTTTGATGAATGCCAAAAAGAAGCAATTGGGTTCGCAAATGAAAGCAAGATGTCTTTTATCCCTCCATTTGACCATAATAAAATCATGGAAGGACAAGGAACTGTCGGGAAAGAAATATTAGCTGAACTTCCAAAGATTGATTATTTGTTTTTGCCAATTGGAGGGGGCGGACTATGTGCCGGTGTAGGATCCTATTTTAAGATTCATTCTCCGCTCACAAAAATTATTGGCACAGAGCCTATGGGTGCACCATCAATGAAAGAAGCATTAAGGGCGGGAAAACCAATCTCGTTGGAGAAAATCGATAAATTTGTCGATGGAGCCGCTGTCAAAAAAGTGGGGGAACTTACTTTCCCGATCTGCCAATCTGTTTTAAGTGATTTAGTCTTAATTCCAGAAGGCAAAGTTTGTACGACAATTTTAAATCTTTATAATTTAGATGCCATTGTGAGTGAACCTGCTGGTGCTCTCAGTATCGCTGCATTAGATGATTACAAGGAATTCATTCGTGGGAAAACGATTGTTTGTATCTTAAGTGGTGGAAACAATGATATCGATAGGATGCAAGAAATAAAGGAAAGGTCCTTACTGTTTGAAGGATTAAAACAGTATTTTATTGTTCGATTTGCACAGAAACCGGGAGCACTTAAACAATTCGTAAATGAAATCTTAGGACCTAATGATGATATTGTTCGATTTGAGTTTATCCAAAAGAATAATAAAGAATCTGGGCCTGCACTCATCGGAATTGAATTAAAATCAAAAGATGATTTTCAAAGTTTATTAATTCGGATGAAAGAATTTCGATTGAATTTTACAGTCATCAATGAAGACGAAAATCTATTTGAATATTTAATTTAA
- a CDS encoding ankyrin repeat domain-containing protein, translating into MKKVSVLFLLLLSVSCKTIPKFQVIDNVKLNPKCKITWLTVVEPDFYIMNGTTTLAGCVEQIDSNDAVLAFSFGRSIHRINASVNLTTGESRRSDSYSSENASAKATVHKDKKASLEIPTADKKGSFMYSILYTLKNKQPSIEIYDVTREESYGPRLAFIAITNNDLPKLKELFANGSIQNDTHIILYDENNTIELNLFQHALNVRANREIFQYLLEKKVDFQYRDKLGFTALTYAVYFNDLELVKYIDSLKKWNLNETTNQGDTILHWAAFNRNKQIVEYLLQRGINKEIKNKQGQTAYDVAKLKLSYHIMEILQ; encoded by the coding sequence ATGAAAAAAGTCTCGGTTCTATTTTTACTTCTACTTTCCGTTAGTTGCAAAACAATTCCAAAATTCCAAGTCATCGATAACGTCAAACTAAATCCGAAATGTAAGATCACTTGGCTTACAGTTGTTGAGCCAGATTTTTATATCATGAATGGAACGACTACATTGGCTGGATGTGTTGAGCAAATTGATTCAAATGATGCTGTTTTAGCGTTTTCATTTGGTCGCTCAATCCATCGAATTAATGCAAGTGTGAACCTTACAACAGGTGAGTCACGAAGATCAGATTCATATTCGAGTGAAAACGCAAGTGCCAAAGCAACAGTTCATAAAGATAAAAAAGCATCTCTTGAAATTCCCACCGCAGACAAAAAGGGATCTTTTATGTATAGTATTTTATATACATTGAAAAACAAACAGCCTTCGATCGAAATCTATGACGTAACACGTGAAGAATCATACGGGCCAAGACTTGCTTTCATCGCGATTACTAACAATGATTTGCCGAAATTGAAAGAACTTTTTGCAAACGGTAGTATTCAAAATGATACACACATTATATTGTATGATGAGAATAATACCATTGAATTAAATCTTTTCCAACATGCATTGAATGTGAGAGCGAATCGAGAAATTTTTCAATATTTGTTAGAAAAGAAAGTGGATTTCCAATATAGAGACAAACTTGGATTTACTGCCCTTACATATGCTGTTTATTTTAATGATTTGGAATTGGTTAAATACATTGACTCTCTCAAAAAATGGAATTTAAATGAAACAACAAATCAGGGTGATACAATTTTACATTGGGCCGCATTTAATAGAAACAAACAAATTGTTGAGTATTTATTGCAAAGAGGAATTAATAAAGAAATTAAAAACAAGCAAGGTCAAACTGCATATGATGTTGCAAAATTGAAGTTATCTTATCATATCATGGAAATATTGCAATAG